Proteins from a genomic interval of Kitasatospora kifunensis:
- a CDS encoding sensor histidine kinase produces MRNRLLGILLALMACVLAALGVPLAAAMAAAEQSRTVVDRMDDVARFAQELPTQGLPSRGAVGSDPAVPTALDAIQLHQLQLEVGRYQELYGIRIELTLADGRLLALAPADWHLPTSGPGGEAVQEARDGRRSHNPPQVWPWTPDRTLTVASPVVRDGDVVALVVTQSPTGPLRARILHRWLVLGGGEAIAMIAASLLAVRLTEWVLRPVRTLDRVTHDIATGRMNARVASVSGPPELRRLTGSFNEMADHVVLALDQQRAFVADASHQLRNPLAALLLRVELLGLELPEQHETELGQVREEGARLARVLDDLLGLATAEGSRPQPEPVDLTALVLARTDAWQPLAAQRGVLLACGTPPLAKAWADPIGFGSALDAVLDNAVKFSPPDSTVAVTVRVGKHEVAVTVADSGPGLTEEELGRVGDRFWRSPRHQNADGSGLGLSIARTLLLAGGGSLDFAPAEPGGLAVTLSVPRQRSS; encoded by the coding sequence GTGCGCAACCGGCTGCTCGGCATCCTGCTGGCCCTGATGGCGTGTGTGCTGGCGGCGCTGGGTGTGCCGTTGGCCGCCGCGATGGCCGCCGCCGAGCAGAGCCGGACCGTGGTGGACCGGATGGACGACGTGGCCCGCTTCGCCCAGGAACTTCCGACCCAGGGGCTGCCCTCGCGCGGCGCGGTCGGCTCCGACCCGGCCGTGCCGACCGCCCTGGACGCGATCCAGTTGCACCAGCTGCAGCTGGAGGTGGGCCGCTACCAGGAGCTCTACGGGATACGGATCGAGCTGACCCTGGCCGACGGCCGCCTGCTCGCCCTGGCGCCCGCCGACTGGCACCTGCCGACCAGCGGACCGGGCGGCGAGGCCGTCCAGGAGGCCAGGGACGGCCGCCGCAGCCACAACCCGCCGCAGGTCTGGCCCTGGACCCCGGACCGCACCCTGACCGTCGCCTCGCCCGTGGTCCGCGACGGTGACGTGGTGGCCCTGGTGGTGACCCAGTCGCCGACCGGCCCGTTGCGGGCCCGGATCCTGCACCGCTGGCTGGTGCTGGGCGGCGGCGAGGCGATCGCGATGATCGCCGCCTCGCTGCTCGCGGTCCGGCTGACCGAGTGGGTGCTGCGCCCGGTGCGCACCCTGGACCGGGTCACCCATGACATCGCCACCGGGCGGATGAACGCCCGGGTCGCCTCGGTCAGCGGCCCGCCCGAGCTGCGGCGGCTGACCGGCTCCTTCAACGAGATGGCCGACCACGTGGTGCTCGCGCTGGACCAGCAGCGGGCCTTCGTCGCCGACGCCTCGCACCAGTTGCGAAACCCGCTGGCCGCGCTGCTGCTGCGGGTCGAGCTGCTGGGCTTGGAGCTGCCCGAGCAGCACGAGACCGAGCTGGGCCAGGTCCGTGAGGAGGGTGCCCGGCTGGCCAGGGTGCTGGACGACCTGCTGGGGCTGGCCACCGCCGAAGGCAGCCGGCCCCAACCGGAGCCGGTGGACCTGACGGCGCTGGTGCTGGCCAGGACGGATGCCTGGCAGCCGCTGGCCGCCCAGCGCGGGGTCCTGCTGGCCTGCGGCACGCCGCCGCTGGCCAAGGCCTGGGCGGACCCGATCGGCTTCGGCAGTGCGCTGGACGCGGTGCTCGACAACGCGGTCAAGTTCAGTCCGCCGGACAGCACGGTGGCGGTCACCGTGCGGGTGGGCAAGCACGAGGTGGCGGTCACGGTGGCGGACAGCGGTCCCGGGCTCACCGAGGAGGAGCTGGGCCGGGTCGGCGATCGCTTCTGGCGCAGTCCTCGGCACCAGAACGCGGACGGTTCGGGCCTGGGCCTGTCCATCGCCCGTACCCTGCTGCTGGCCGGTGGCGGTTCGCTGGACTTCGCACCGGCCGAGCCGGGGGGCCTGGCCGTGACACTGAGCGTGCCCCGTCAGCGCAGCAGCTGA
- a CDS encoding TAXI family TRAP transporter solute-binding subunit: protein MTSTTDRLRATLRRRLWPLLAALLLVVGALSGWWVTSRGPSGYPKGVSGFATGVRDGVYDRYGQLLQSYLHTAMPGVELRLDSSEGSVDNLDRVASGQDSFAIATADAVADYIGPDKTGLRAIARLYDDYMQLVVPANSPIQQVSDLKGKRVGIGEPKSGVTLVTRQLLNVAGINPDSGITPFTLGVSDAAAQLASGRLDAFFWSGGLPTAALTDLATKFPIRIVPLGSLTDKLHQANGATDAYRTAVLPAGVYPNTQAVLTMAVPNLLITRDDVNSSLVEGLTRAVIDSRDPIGTQVHSAQLVDLRTAVYTDPLPLSEGAERYYRSVKP, encoded by the coding sequence ATGACGTCGACCACCGATCGCCTGCGCGCGACCCTGCGGCGGCGGCTGTGGCCGCTGCTGGCCGCGCTGCTGCTCGTGGTGGGCGCGCTGAGCGGTTGGTGGGTGACCAGCCGCGGACCGTCCGGCTATCCCAAGGGCGTCAGCGGCTTCGCGACCGGTGTCCGCGACGGGGTCTACGACCGGTACGGACAGTTGCTGCAGTCCTACCTGCACACCGCGATGCCCGGCGTCGAGCTGCGCCTGGACAGCAGCGAGGGCTCGGTGGACAACCTGGATCGGGTCGCCTCCGGACAGGACTCCTTCGCGATCGCCACCGCCGACGCCGTGGCCGACTACATCGGTCCCGACAAGACCGGTCTGCGGGCCATCGCCCGCCTCTACGACGACTACATGCAGCTGGTGGTGCCGGCCAACTCACCGATCCAGCAGGTCAGCGACCTCAAGGGGAAGCGGGTCGGGATCGGCGAACCCAAGTCCGGGGTGACCCTGGTGACCCGCCAGCTGCTCAACGTGGCCGGGATCAACCCGGACAGCGGGATCACGCCCTTCACGCTCGGGGTCAGCGACGCGGCCGCGCAGCTCGCCAGCGGGCGGCTGGACGCCTTCTTCTGGTCCGGTGGCCTGCCCACCGCCGCGCTGACCGACCTGGCCACCAAGTTCCCGATCCGGATCGTGCCGCTGGGCAGCCTGACCGACAAGCTGCACCAGGCGAACGGCGCCACCGACGCCTACCGGACCGCCGTGTTGCCCGCCGGCGTCTACCCGAACACCCAGGCGGTGCTCACCATGGCGGTGCCGAACCTGCTGATCACCCGGGACGACGTGAACTCGAGCCTGGTCGAAGGGCTCACCCGAGCCGTGATCGACAGCCGGGACCCGATCGGCACCCAGGTGCACTCGGCGCAGCTGGTGGACCTGCGCACCGCCGTCTACACCGACCCGCTGCCGCTCTCCGAGGGCGCCGAGCGCTACTACCGCTCGGTCAAGCCGTAG
- the miaB gene encoding tRNA (N6-isopentenyl adenosine(37)-C2)-methylthiotransferase MiaB, translating into MGESLRTYKVVTHGCQMNVHDSERLAGLLEDAGYVKADQGGDPDLVVFNTCAVRENADNKLYGNLGQLAPAKTRQRDMQIAVGGCLAQKDRETIVRKAPWVDVVFGTHNIGHLPALLERARVERKAQVEILESLETFPSTLPTRRESAYAAWVAISVGCNNTCTFCIVPALRGKEEDRRPGDVLAEVEALVGEGVIEVTLLGQNVNAYGSDLGDREAFSKLLRACGQIEGLERVRFTSPHPRDFTDDVIAAMAETPNVMHQLHMPLQSGSDTVLRAMKRSYRQERFLGIIKKVREAMPDAAISTDIIVGFPGETDEDFEQTMHVVREARFTNAFTFQYSKRPGTPAAEMADQVPKAVVQERYERLIALQEEISWGENKKQVGRTLEILVAEGEGKKDDKTDRLSGRAPDNRLVHFNPSLRGVDGKHSTRPAEPVRPGDVVTVEITYAAPHHLLAEGPALGVRRTRAGDAWEKRTAAPAAKPAGVMLGLPTIGAPAPQAAEPAGGCCSTD; encoded by the coding sequence ATGGGAGAGAGCTTGCGAACTTACAAGGTCGTCACGCACGGCTGTCAGATGAACGTCCACGACTCCGAGCGGCTGGCCGGGCTGCTGGAGGACGCCGGATACGTGAAGGCCGACCAGGGCGGGGACCCTGACCTGGTGGTCTTCAACACCTGCGCGGTGCGCGAGAACGCCGACAACAAGCTGTACGGCAACCTCGGCCAGCTGGCGCCGGCCAAGACCCGGCAGCGGGACATGCAGATCGCCGTCGGCGGCTGCCTGGCGCAGAAGGACCGCGAGACCATCGTGCGCAAGGCGCCCTGGGTCGACGTGGTCTTCGGCACCCACAACATCGGCCACCTGCCGGCGCTGCTGGAGCGGGCCCGGGTGGAGCGCAAGGCCCAGGTGGAGATCCTGGAGTCGCTGGAGACCTTCCCCTCCACGCTGCCCACCCGGCGTGAGTCGGCGTACGCGGCCTGGGTGGCGATCTCGGTCGGTTGCAACAACACCTGCACCTTCTGCATCGTCCCGGCGCTGCGCGGCAAGGAGGAGGACCGCCGCCCCGGTGACGTGCTCGCCGAGGTCGAGGCACTGGTCGGCGAGGGCGTCATCGAGGTGACCCTGCTCGGCCAGAACGTCAACGCCTACGGGTCCGACCTGGGCGACCGCGAGGCCTTCTCCAAGCTGCTGCGCGCCTGCGGCCAGATCGAGGGGCTGGAGCGGGTGCGCTTCACCTCCCCGCACCCGCGCGACTTCACCGACGACGTGATCGCCGCGATGGCCGAGACGCCGAACGTGATGCACCAGCTGCACATGCCGCTGCAGTCCGGCTCCGACACCGTGCTGCGGGCGATGAAGCGCTCCTACCGCCAGGAGCGGTTCCTCGGGATCATCAAGAAGGTGCGCGAGGCGATGCCGGACGCCGCGATCTCCACCGACATCATCGTCGGCTTCCCCGGTGAGACCGACGAGGACTTCGAGCAGACCATGCACGTGGTCCGCGAGGCCCGCTTCACCAACGCCTTCACCTTCCAGTACTCCAAGCGCCCCGGGACCCCGGCCGCCGAGATGGCGGACCAGGTGCCGAAGGCCGTGGTGCAGGAGCGCTACGAGCGGCTGATCGCCCTGCAGGAGGAGATCTCCTGGGGGGAGAACAAGAAGCAGGTCGGCCGCACCCTGGAGATCCTGGTCGCCGAGGGTGAGGGCAAGAAGGACGACAAGACCGACCGGCTCTCCGGCCGCGCGCCCGACAACCGGCTCGTCCACTTCAACCCGAGCTTGCGAGGGGTGGACGGCAAGCACAGCACCCGGCCCGCCGAGCCGGTGCGACCGGGCGACGTGGTGACCGTCGAGATCACCTACGCCGCTCCGCACCACCTGCTCGCCGAGGGCCCGGCGCTCGGCGTGCGGCGTACCCGCGCGGGCGACGCCTGGGAGAAGCGCACCGCGGCGCCGGCCGCCAAGCCGGCCGGGGTGATGCTCGGTCTGCCCACCATCGGTGCGCCAGCTCCGCAGGCCGCCGAGCCGGCCGGCGGCTGCTGCTCCACCGACTGA
- a CDS encoding antitoxin, with the protein MGVFSWFRRRATEAPPTGVADGGSVAVLAAPERSAPESTESAQQESPPGVPAARTAPEAESGEFPHEAPPAAAADLESALAPAPPTLAPEVAALAPDVAELLAAALAAAAQGVEPTEDAHPQSRPERPDTGDEAMGLMDNLKGKAEELAGDLKEKASHLAGQHNEQIDQFVDKAGEAIDKATKGKYSDKIATGTEKAKGAVDGFADKPAPQEGDSADGSGSAETGGQDGTDTGSGTRQA; encoded by the coding sequence ATGGGTGTTTTCAGCTGGTTCCGTCGTCGTGCGACCGAGGCGCCGCCGACCGGGGTGGCGGACGGCGGTTCGGTCGCCGTGCTCGCCGCGCCAGAACGGTCGGCGCCGGAGTCGACCGAGAGCGCGCAGCAGGAGTCGCCGCCCGGCGTCCCGGCCGCACGCACGGCTCCGGAGGCCGAGTCCGGCGAGTTCCCGCACGAGGCACCGCCCGCCGCGGCCGCGGACCTCGAGTCGGCGCTCGCCCCGGCTCCCCCGACGCTCGCGCCGGAGGTCGCCGCACTGGCGCCGGACGTCGCCGAGCTGCTGGCCGCGGCACTGGCGGCAGCCGCGCAGGGCGTGGAGCCGACCGAGGACGCCCACCCGCAGAGCCGACCCGAGCGGCCTGACACAGGAGACGAAGCCATGGGCCTGATGGACAACCTCAAGGGCAAGGCCGAGGAACTCGCCGGGGACCTCAAGGAGAAGGCGAGCCACCTGGCGGGCCAGCACAACGAGCAGATCGACCAGTTCGTCGACAAGGCGGGCGAAGCGATCGACAAGGCCACCAAGGGCAAGTACAGCGACAAGATCGCCACCGGCACCGAGAAGGCCAAGGGCGCGGTGGACGGCTTCGCCGACAAGCCGGCCCCGCAGGAGGGCGACTCGGCCGACGGCTCGGGCAGCGCCGAGACCGGCGGCCAGGACGGCACCGACACCGGCTCCGGCACCAGGCAGGCCTGA
- the miaA gene encoding tRNA (adenosine(37)-N6)-dimethylallyltransferase MiaA, with protein sequence MSSSFSRIPVVSVVGATAAGKSDLAVALARALGGEVINTDSMQLYRGMDIGTAKLTTAEREGIPHHLLDVWEVTETASVAEYQRLARAEIDRLLAAGRPPVLVGGSGLYVRAAIDEMEFPGTDPVVRAHLEAELTEQGPATLHARLAVLDPAAAVAILPSNGRRIVRALEVIELTGRPFTASLPSNTAVYPAVQLGVAVPRPELDERIALRVDRMWQAGLLEEVRALEARGLREGLTAGRALGYQQVLAHFSGECTEEEARAETVRATKRFARRQESWFRRDERIHWLERPAGADPADLLERSLKLIEESF encoded by the coding sequence GTGAGCAGCTCCTTTTCCCGCATCCCGGTGGTCTCAGTGGTCGGTGCCACCGCGGCCGGCAAGTCCGATCTGGCCGTCGCGCTGGCCCGAGCACTGGGCGGCGAGGTGATCAACACCGACTCGATGCAGCTCTACCGGGGCATGGACATCGGTACCGCCAAGCTCACCACCGCCGAACGCGAGGGGATCCCGCACCACCTGCTGGACGTCTGGGAGGTCACCGAGACCGCGAGCGTGGCCGAGTACCAGCGGCTGGCCAGGGCCGAGATCGACCGCCTGTTGGCGGCAGGGCGCCCGCCGGTGCTGGTCGGCGGCTCGGGTCTGTACGTGCGCGCGGCGATCGACGAGATGGAGTTTCCGGGGACCGACCCGGTCGTGCGGGCCCACCTGGAGGCGGAGCTGACCGAGCAGGGGCCTGCCACGCTGCACGCCCGGCTGGCCGTGCTCGACCCGGCCGCCGCGGTCGCGATCCTGCCCAGCAACGGCCGGCGGATCGTGCGGGCGCTGGAGGTCATCGAGCTGACCGGTCGCCCGTTCACCGCCAGCCTGCCGAGCAACACCGCGGTCTACCCGGCGGTCCAGCTCGGCGTGGCCGTGCCGCGTCCGGAGCTGGACGAGCGGATCGCCCTGCGGGTGGACCGGATGTGGCAGGCCGGTCTGCTGGAGGAGGTGCGGGCGCTGGAGGCGCGTGGATTGCGCGAGGGGCTGACGGCCGGTCGGGCCCTCGGTTACCAACAGGTGCTGGCGCACTTCTCGGGCGAGTGCACCGAGGAGGAGGCGCGGGCCGAGACGGTGCGCGCCACCAAGCGGTTCGCGCGCCGTCAGGAGTCCTGGTTCCGCCGGGACGAGCGGATCCACTGGCTCGAGCGGCCTGCCGGGGCCGACCCTGCCGACCTGCTGGAACGGTCGCTGAAGCTGATCGAAGAGTCGTTCTGA
- the dapF gene encoding diaminopimelate epimerase gives MSASTPQGLPFLKGHGTENDFVIIPDFDGLLRLGPAEVARLCDRRAGIGGDGLLRVVRSARDEAAAALAEQAEWFMDYRNSDGSVAEMCGNGVRVFARYLVHAGLAEPGPLAVATRAGVRHVLVAEDGPDGTPGEITVDMGRALLPGPDDIEVAVGERRWPARNVNMGNPHAVVFVADLAQAGNLYGAPEVSPAEAYPQGVNVEFVVDRGERHVAMRVHERGSGETRSCGTGTCAVAVAAARRDGLDPAVTGEPVSYTVDVPGGRLVITEQPDGRIAMTGPAVLVAAGVIEPGWL, from the coding sequence GTGAGCGCATCCACCCCGCAGGGCCTGCCCTTTCTCAAGGGTCACGGCACCGAGAACGACTTCGTGATCATCCCCGACTTCGACGGCCTGCTGCGGCTGGGCCCGGCCGAGGTGGCCCGGCTGTGCGACCGGCGCGCGGGGATCGGCGGCGACGGCCTGCTGCGCGTGGTCCGCTCGGCCCGGGACGAGGCCGCGGCCGCACTGGCCGAGCAGGCCGAGTGGTTCATGGACTACCGCAACTCCGACGGCAGCGTCGCCGAGATGTGCGGCAACGGCGTGCGGGTCTTCGCCCGCTACCTGGTGCACGCCGGGCTGGCCGAGCCGGGGCCGCTCGCGGTGGCCACCCGGGCCGGGGTGCGTCACGTGCTGGTCGCCGAGGACGGCCCGGACGGTACGCCCGGCGAGATCACCGTGGACATGGGGCGGGCGCTGCTGCCCGGGCCTGACGACATCGAGGTGGCGGTGGGGGAGCGGCGCTGGCCGGCCCGCAACGTCAACATGGGCAATCCGCACGCGGTGGTCTTCGTGGCCGACCTCGCGCAGGCCGGGAACCTGTACGGCGCACCGGAGGTCAGCCCCGCCGAGGCCTACCCGCAGGGCGTCAACGTCGAGTTCGTGGTCGACCGGGGCGAGCGCCACGTCGCGATGCGGGTGCACGAGCGCGGCTCGGGCGAGACCCGCTCCTGCGGCACCGGCACCTGCGCGGTGGCGGTGGCCGCGGCCCGCCGGGACGGGCTCGACCCGGCGGTCACCGGGGAGCCGGTCAGCTACACCGTGGACGTCCCCGGCGGGCGACTGGTGATCACCGAGCAGCCGGACGGGCGGATCGCGATGACCGGGCCGGCCGTGCTGGTGGCCGCCGGCGTGATCGAGCCCGGCTGGCTCTGA
- a CDS encoding RelA/SpoT family protein, which yields MTVETGRPTSPASSAEPQSPQSRAPEPSPAEPPPQGLRLLGRAALGRAGRAALLATGRPPVPDAIEPIVQAHRRHHPQADLALLGRAYRTAEASHRGQKRKSGEAFITHPLAVTMILAQLGAETTTLVASLLHDTVEDTEVTVDQVAAAYGPEVAYLVDGVTKLEKVDFGAAAEAETFRKMLVATGDDVRVMVIKLADRLHNMRTIRHMKPASQARIAKVTRDVLIPLAERLGIQVVKTELEDIVFATLHPEEYARTRALIAAQEAAQDTLLLPFAAALRRQLAESGVAAEVTVRPRHCVSVHRELLRRGQAPTDRPAPADLARLLVVVEENADCYAVLGELHTCWTPLPGEFKDFVAAPKFNLYQSLHTAVSVDGAVVEVLVRTPRMHQIAEFGVVALGSPQPLGTAQAGSEQAGRDELDGTDPARPGWLSRLLEWQQETPDPDAFWSTLTADLSGDREITAVTEEGATLVLPAGASCVDAAYQLGEEIGHRCIGARVNGRLVALATLLVDGDVLGVLTEPGGGPGAPEPSGPSPQWLEFAHTPVARLAIERWLLGHPGAALPEDPREAGQAAAPVPPAVPVVAERLPSARAHSGHGRLVIAPGHPGAAVRLARCCTPVPPDRVTGFQIRGGSIAVHRTDCPTGERMRGAGRGPVQLDWAPGAGTALASGVPAPFRVTLQAEALNRPGLLADLTAAMSATGLDIVSAVVEPPQQLRVRHTYTVELPGAATLPVVMRAMLRVSGVYDVRRPGLEAPRPPRLRPHPRSAANAGDPTPAPVRPSKGIRDRSAALRAVEGQTD from the coding sequence ATGACCGTTGAGACCGGCCGGCCCACCAGCCCGGCCTCGTCCGCAGAGCCGCAGTCCCCCCAGTCCCGGGCGCCCGAGCCCTCGCCCGCCGAGCCGCCGCCCCAGGGCCTTCGGCTGCTCGGCCGGGCCGCGCTGGGCCGCGCGGGCCGGGCCGCGCTGCTGGCCACCGGGCGACCGCCGGTGCCGGACGCCATCGAGCCGATCGTCCAGGCGCATCGCCGCCACCACCCGCAGGCCGACCTCGCGCTGCTCGGCCGCGCCTACCGGACGGCCGAGGCCAGCCACCGCGGTCAGAAGCGCAAGAGCGGCGAGGCTTTCATCACCCACCCGCTGGCCGTCACGATGATCCTGGCCCAGCTCGGCGCCGAGACCACCACCCTGGTGGCCTCCCTGCTGCACGACACCGTCGAGGACACCGAGGTGACGGTCGATCAGGTCGCCGCCGCCTACGGCCCCGAGGTGGCCTATCTGGTGGACGGCGTGACCAAGCTGGAGAAGGTCGACTTCGGCGCGGCGGCAGAGGCGGAAACGTTCCGCAAGATGCTGGTCGCCACCGGGGACGACGTGCGGGTGATGGTGATCAAGCTCGCCGACCGGCTGCACAACATGCGGACGATCCGGCACATGAAGCCGGCCAGTCAGGCCCGGATCGCCAAGGTCACCCGGGACGTACTGATCCCGTTGGCCGAGCGGCTGGGCATCCAGGTGGTCAAGACGGAGCTGGAGGACATCGTCTTCGCCACCCTGCACCCCGAGGAGTACGCCAGGACCAGGGCGCTGATCGCCGCTCAGGAGGCCGCGCAGGACACGCTGCTCCTCCCGTTCGCCGCCGCGCTGCGCCGGCAGCTGGCCGAGTCGGGGGTGGCGGCGGAGGTCACCGTGCGGCCCCGGCACTGCGTCTCGGTGCACCGGGAGCTGCTGCGCCGTGGCCAGGCCCCGACGGACCGGCCGGCCCCGGCCGACCTGGCCCGGTTGCTGGTGGTGGTGGAGGAGAATGCCGACTGCTACGCCGTCCTCGGTGAGCTGCACACCTGCTGGACCCCGCTGCCCGGCGAGTTCAAGGACTTCGTGGCCGCCCCGAAGTTCAACCTCTACCAGTCGCTGCACACCGCGGTCTCGGTGGACGGCGCGGTGGTCGAGGTGCTGGTCCGCACCCCCCGGATGCACCAGATCGCCGAGTTCGGCGTGGTCGCGCTCGGCAGCCCCCAGCCGCTCGGAACGGCGCAGGCGGGCTCCGAGCAGGCCGGGCGGGACGAGCTGGACGGCACCGATCCGGCCCGACCCGGCTGGCTCAGCCGGCTGCTGGAATGGCAGCAGGAGACCCCGGACCCGGACGCCTTCTGGTCCACGCTGACCGCCGACCTCTCCGGCGACCGGGAGATCACCGCCGTCACCGAGGAGGGTGCCACCCTGGTGCTGCCGGCCGGTGCCAGCTGCGTGGACGCGGCCTACCAGCTGGGGGAGGAGATCGGCCACCGCTGTATCGGTGCCCGGGTGAACGGGCGCCTGGTGGCCCTGGCCACCCTGCTGGTGGACGGTGACGTGCTGGGGGTGCTGACCGAGCCGGGCGGTGGCCCCGGAGCGCCGGAGCCCTCGGGGCCCAGCCCGCAGTGGCTGGAGTTCGCGCACACGCCGGTGGCCCGGCTCGCCATCGAGCGCTGGCTGCTCGGCCACCCGGGCGCCGCGCTGCCCGAGGACCCGCGCGAGGCGGGTCAGGCCGCTGCACCGGTGCCGCCCGCGGTGCCCGTCGTGGCCGAGCGGCTGCCCTCCGCCCGGGCGCACAGTGGGCACGGCCGCCTGGTGATCGCCCCCGGCCACCCCGGGGCGGCCGTGCGGCTGGCCCGCTGCTGCACACCGGTGCCGCCGGACCGGGTGACGGGCTTCCAGATCCGCGGTGGCTCGATCGCCGTGCATCGCACCGACTGCCCCACCGGCGAGCGGATGCGCGGGGCGGGGCGCGGCCCGGTGCAGCTGGACTGGGCGCCCGGGGCCGGCACGGCGCTCGCCAGCGGTGTTCCGGCCCCGTTCCGGGTCACCCTGCAGGCCGAGGCGCTGAACCGCCCAGGGCTGCTGGCCGACCTCACGGCCGCGATGTCGGCCACCGGCCTGGACATCGTCTCGGCCGTGGTCGAACCGCCCCAGCAGCTGCGGGTCCGGCACACCTACACCGTGGAGCTGCCGGGTGCCGCGACGCTGCCCGTGGTGATGCGCGCGATGCTGCGGGTCTCCGGGGTCTACGACGTCCGCCGCCCGGGCCTGGAGGCCCCGCGCCCACCCCGGTTGCGTCCGCACCCCCGTTCTGCCGCAAATGCGGGTGACCCGACCCCTGCGCCCGTGCGACCATCGAAGGGAATTCGGGACCGCTCCGCCGCGTTACGCGCTGTGGAGGGGCAGACCGATTAG
- the hflX gene encoding GTPase HflX, which translates to MTSTFEDRDLSSATDGRSARRPADLRAEALMDEDLAAIDEDFGQNYDGDQYDRSERAALRRVAGLSTELEDVTEVEYRQLRLERVVLVGVWTDGTAQEAENSLAELAALAETAGSQVLDGVIQRRDKPDAATYIGSGKAKELRDIVAATGADTVVCDGELTPGQLIHLEDVVKVKVVDRTALILDIFAQHAKSREGKAQVSLAQMQYMLPRLRGWGQSLSRQMGGGGAGASGGGMATRGPGETKIETDRRRIREKMAKLRKEIADMKKGRDTKRQERKRHQVPSVAIAGYTNAGKSSLLNRLTGAGVLVENALFATLDPTVRRAQTPGGRLYTLADTVGFVRHLPHHLVEAFRSTMEEVADADLILHVVDGSHPEPETQLAAVREVIVSVDAQSVPEIVVINKADAADPHVLQRLLRREPHAIVVSARTGLGMEELLALIDQELPRPAVEVQALVPYTRGDLVSRVHAEGELLETEHTGEGTLLRAKVAAELAAELERYAVAVQR; encoded by the coding sequence ATGACCTCCACGTTCGAAGACCGCGATCTTTCCAGTGCGACCGACGGCCGCAGCGCCCGTCGTCCCGCTGACCTCCGGGCCGAAGCGCTGATGGACGAGGACCTCGCGGCGATCGACGAGGACTTCGGCCAGAACTACGACGGTGACCAGTACGACCGCAGTGAGCGCGCCGCGCTGCGCCGCGTGGCCGGTCTGTCCACCGAGCTCGAGGACGTCACCGAGGTCGAGTACCGCCAGCTGCGTCTGGAGCGTGTGGTGCTCGTGGGCGTCTGGACCGACGGCACGGCCCAGGAGGCCGAGAACTCGCTCGCCGAGCTCGCCGCTCTGGCCGAGACGGCCGGCTCCCAGGTGCTCGACGGGGTGATCCAGCGTCGCGACAAGCCCGACGCCGCCACCTACATCGGGTCCGGCAAGGCCAAGGAGCTGCGCGACATCGTCGCCGCCACCGGGGCCGACACCGTGGTCTGCGACGGTGAGCTGACCCCCGGTCAGCTGATCCACCTCGAGGACGTGGTGAAGGTCAAGGTGGTCGACCGGACCGCGCTGATCCTCGACATCTTCGCCCAGCACGCCAAGTCCCGCGAGGGCAAGGCGCAGGTCTCGCTGGCGCAGATGCAGTACATGCTGCCGCGCCTGCGTGGTTGGGGTCAGTCGCTGTCCCGGCAGATGGGTGGTGGTGGCGCCGGTGCGTCCGGTGGCGGCATGGCCACCCGTGGTCCCGGTGAGACCAAGATCGAGACCGACCGGCGTCGGATCCGCGAGAAGATGGCGAAGCTCCGCAAGGAGATCGCCGACATGAAGAAGGGCCGGGACACCAAGCGCCAGGAGCGCAAGCGCCACCAGGTGCCTTCGGTGGCCATCGCGGGCTACACCAACGCCGGCAAGTCCTCCCTGCTCAACCGGCTCACCGGCGCCGGCGTCCTGGTGGAGAACGCGCTGTTCGCCACCCTGGACCCGACCGTGCGCCGCGCCCAGACCCCCGGCGGCCGGCTGTACACGCTGGCCGACACCGTCGGCTTCGTCCGGCACCTGCCGCACCACCTGGTCGAGGCCTTCCGCTCGACCATGGAGGAGGTCGCCGACGCCGACCTGATCCTGCACGTGGTGGACGGCTCGCACCCCGAGCCGGAGACCCAGCTGGCGGCGGTCCGCGAGGTGATCGTCTCGGTCGACGCGCAGAGCGTGCCGGAGATCGTGGTGATCAACAAGGCTGACGCCGCCGACCCGCACGTGCTGCAGCGGCTGCTGCGCCGCGAGCCGCACGCGATCGTCGTCTCCGCCCGCACCGGGCTGGGGATGGAGGAGCTGCTCGCGCTGATCGACCAGGAGCTGCCGCGTCCGGCGGTCGAGGTCCAGGCGCTGGTCCCGTACACCAGGGGTGACCTGGTCTCCCGGGTGCACGCCGAGGGCGAGCTGCTGGAGACCGAGCACACCGGCGAGGGCACGCTGCTGCGCGCCAAGGTGGCGGCCGAGCTGGCCGCCGAGCTGGAGCGCTACGCGGTGGCCGTCCAGCGCTGA